From Azospirillum sp. TSA2s, a single genomic window includes:
- a CDS encoding recombinase family protein yields the protein MLIGYARVSTDDQNLDMQVEALKKAGVSEDHIFTDKVSGAATKRDGLAGALRAVQEGDVLVVWSLDRLARSLKQLIDIMDFLDRSKIGFRAVTGAIDTTTAGGRLIIHVFGAVAEFERALIRERTRAGVAAAKARGVRVGRKLEATPEKIERAKGLIRGGMAFRAAAKEVGLAVSTLYRDIPGGASSLLDEENDVDIPADR from the coding sequence ATGCTCATCGGCTACGCCAGAGTTTCCACCGACGATCAGAACCTCGACATGCAGGTTGAGGCCCTGAAGAAAGCCGGAGTGTCGGAAGATCATATCTTCACCGACAAGGTGTCCGGCGCGGCGACCAAGCGCGACGGGTTGGCCGGTGCCCTGCGCGCGGTCCAGGAGGGCGATGTCTTGGTGGTATGGAGCCTCGACCGGCTCGCGCGCTCGCTGAAGCAGCTGATCGACATTATGGACTTCCTAGATCGCAGCAAGATCGGGTTTCGCGCCGTTACCGGTGCGATTGACACGACAACGGCTGGCGGCCGGCTAATCATTCACGTCTTCGGGGCGGTCGCTGAATTCGAGCGTGCGCTAATCCGCGAGCGGACCAGGGCTGGCGTCGCAGCTGCCAAGGCGCGCGGTGTTCGGGTCGGTCGGAAACTTGAAGCTACGCCGGAGAAGATCGAACGGGCGAAGGGGCTGATCCGAGGTGGGATGGCGTTCCGCGCTGCTGCGAAGGAGGTCGGCTTGGCCGTCTCCACTCTGTACCGGGACATTCCAGGCGGCGCCTCGTCTCTTCTGGACGAAGAGAACGACGTCGATATCCCGGCCGACCGATGA